One region of Methanobrevibacter millerae genomic DNA includes:
- a CDS encoding inositol monophosphatase family protein has translation MKDRDKRIATDLAYRIIKEVSRTIRPYVGKEESGVTVKIGADGTPTSLIDVIAEDTIINILKKVPIYSYVISEEIGEIKIGKGTVNGIVLSEELQREDLSDDEKASFIFLIDPVDGTTNAIREIPAYAISIAVADVSYGRMSTLDDVELAFISNLADGSFFEAEKGKGCLLRNKEVQPSSIVNMDEMTLGGFIKTNTSSASKLVDTARRMRVLGSVVLELSYVASGKYDSFLDLRGSRIIDIAASKLIIEEAGAIITDKDGEAIHTSLGIHEKTIVVASSNRILHDKIISILNGD, from the coding sequence ATGAAAGACCGTGACAAAAGAATTGCAACTGATTTGGCATACAGAATCATAAAGGAAGTCAGCAGGACAATCCGGCCATATGTCGGAAAAGAGGAATCTGGCGTTACAGTAAAAATCGGGGCGGATGGAACACCAACGTCGCTCATTGATGTCATTGCCGAGGACACCATAATCAACATTTTGAAAAAGGTGCCGATTTATTCTTATGTTATAAGCGAAGAAATCGGTGAAATCAAAATTGGAAAGGGAACAGTAAACGGCATTGTCCTGTCCGAAGAGCTTCAGCGAGAAGATTTAAGTGATGATGAAAAGGCCAGTTTCATTTTTCTAATTGATCCTGTTGACGGCACCACCAATGCTATTAGGGAAATTCCGGCTTATGCGATATCAATTGCCGTTGCTGACGTTTCATATGGTAGGATGTCAACATTGGATGATGTTGAACTGGCTTTCATATCCAACTTGGCTGATGGCAGTTTTTTTGAAGCTGAAAAGGGAAAGGGATGTCTGCTTCGAAACAAGGAAGTTCAGCCAAGCAGTATTGTTAATATGGATGAAATGACTCTTGGCGGATTCATAAAGACCAATACATCATCAGCTTCAAAGTTGGTCGATACGGCTCGAAGAATGAGAGTATTGGGCTCTGTTGTACTTGAACTTTCATATGTTGCTAGCGGAAAATACGATTCGTTCCTTGATTTGAGAGGGAGCAGAATAATCGATATTGCTGCATCAAAACTGATTATTGAAGAGGCAGGTGCAATAATTACAGATAAAGACGGTGAAGCAATACATACTAGTTTGGGCATTCATGAAAAAACGATTGTTGTTGCATCAAGCAATAGAATACTTCATGATAAGATAATCTCCATTTTAAATGGTGATTGA
- a CDS encoding vWA domain-containing protein, with protein MGLFKEYDNVTNIDSFECLDENNNPKKEDENVMDLVFILDKSGSMHDLVEDTIGGFNSYIEKEKEKGENILVTLVLFDTEYRMLYTRKPIEEVGRLTREQYHAGGCTALLDAIGRTITSLDNEVSGKVLFVITTDGLENSSRHFTKDKVKKLIESHGWEFLFIGADIDSYYEAYTLGIDGDHTANYEKSSRGVSGLFGSVRRFRCAYSRNEHRNVDWKEDGLD; from the coding sequence ATGGGACTTTTCAAAGAATACGATAACGTAACCAATATTGATTCTTTCGAATGCTTGGATGAAAACAACAATCCAAAAAAAGAGGATGAAAACGTAATGGATCTTGTCTTCATTTTGGACAAAAGCGGATCCATGCATGACTTGGTGGAAGATACGATTGGAGGATTTAATTCCTATATCGAAAAAGAAAAGGAAAAAGGCGAAAACATCCTTGTGACATTGGTTCTTTTTGATACGGAATACAGGATGCTCTATACAAGAAAACCGATTGAAGAAGTGGGAAGGCTTACCCGTGAGCAGTATCATGCTGGCGGATGCACTGCACTTTTGGATGCTATTGGAAGAACAATTACCTCTCTTGACAATGAGGTCAGCGGCAAGGTGCTTTTTGTAATCACAACCGACGGATTGGAAAACTCTTCCAGACACTTCACAAAAGACAAGGTCAAAAAACTCATTGAAAGCCATGGCTGGGAATTTCTCTTCATTGGAGCTGATATCGATTCATATTATGAGGCGTATACTCTTGGAATCGATGGAGACCATACAGCCAACTATGAAAAGAGTTCTCGCGGTGTAAGCGGACTCTTCGGTTCAGTACGCAGATTCAGGTGTGCATATTCAAGGAATGAACATAGAAATGTTGACTGGAAAGAGGATGGTTTGGATTAG
- a CDS encoding VWA domain-containing protein — protein sequence MNLFNDGKNVTNVDSFSCFDENNNIKEESKEDVMDLIFILDKSGSMYDLVEDTIGGYNSYIERERAKGENILVTLVLFDTEYKMLYSRKPIEEVEKLTSKEYFADGCTALLDAVGRTIVSFDKELKGKVLCVITTDGLENASKEFSKDQVKDLIESRDWEFLFIGANIDSYGEAFTLGIDDDHAANYEACARGVSALFDSVENYRDAYSRDEHEDAEWKEGLD from the coding sequence ATGAATCTTTTTAATGATGGAAAGAATGTAACTAATGTTGATTCATTCAGTTGTTTTGATGAAAACAACAACATTAAAGAAGAATCAAAAGAAGATGTAATGGATTTGATTTTTATCTTGGACAAAAGCGGATCCATGTATGACTTGGTGGAAGATACGATTGGAGGATACAATTCATATATCGAAAGGGAAAGGGCAAAGGGCGAAAACATCCTTGTGACATTGGTTCTTTTCGATACCGAGTATAAGATGCTATACTCAAGAAAGCCGATTGAAGAAGTGGAAAAGCTTACCAGCAAAGAATACTTTGCAGACGGATGCACTGCATTATTGGATGCTGTTGGAAGAACAATCGTTTCCTTTGACAAGGAGCTTAAAGGTAAGGTATTGTGCGTAATCACAACTGACGGATTGGAGAATGCTTCCAAAGAATTTTCAAAGGATCAGGTTAAGGACCTTATTGAAAGCCGTGATTGGGAATTTTTATTTATTGGAGCGAACATTGATTCATATGGAGAAGCTTTTACTCTCGGAATCGATGATGACCATGCGGCCAATTATGAGGCTTGTGCCCGTGGAGTAAGTGCATTGTTCGATTCAGTGGAAAACTATAGGGATGCCTACTCAAGGGATGAGCATGAGGATGCAGAGTGGAAAGAAGGTTTGGATTAG
- a CDS encoding arsenate reductase/protein-tyrosine-phosphatase family protein, giving the protein MYSLKDKLQEIQVLDENLEIHVKLAIIYQIENQDLLINLAYDERTPIKSFVLMKIEDEEILKDIYLNEESDYVKQAALTNIHDNEFLYEQFKNTDNHKDKTSLIMQIDDEDILVDTVLNDWTEGYRHIQIRSRPVRRYPNAYFIKMSAIRNIKLESSFIKIAKEIDTKHRFGLDGGDISEISAYAVNHIGDNQEVLKDIALNAKFYTSRLEATKRITDENVLFDIAMNDMSVSVTQMAMLCIDDEELLRETIFQCPHTSHAIKRIENQSILLDIIKGDCPDFYRSDACRKISDEKDLKDIFLNDSNIDVRRQAISNYHLRDKAFLADVAFNDPDPYIQQSAVSNYNLSDETILKEIALNDSEGIVCRAAVEKIENINILEDIIYRIDDAYACWKILGKENFTNQRILEEFGLSSQEKDVREVCARKITNKEILEEIALNDESEYVRSEAIENPNFTDQDLLKSLALNDESESVRRQSLRKITDNDFLCEIFYNGDKSVRSSACRGIIDENVLKYIVENERDEYIQRIACWRIEDVEFLKWAVGYYGDYLAMDICSRIDDEEFLAETLMKSNDGNLRYRACTNPNLNDENAFSYALQNDSNEAIRKISSRNLKRLSGVKLKIMFVDNTNMLLSAMAEGIFEKMCGNEAKVYSSGIVAKNGDKPSKVAVDVCKSHSIDISNHEATYFKDTNIEDMDCVFTFNETQREKIRIYYPELEIHKISNFCRHPNISCPQGDDFKAYDDCFDELCNILKKAMEPLRLGS; this is encoded by the coding sequence ATGTATTCACTTAAGGACAAACTTCAGGAAATCCAAGTTCTGGATGAAAATTTGGAAATTCATGTGAAACTTGCCATTATTTACCAGATTGAAAACCAGGATCTTCTAATTAATCTGGCATATGATGAAAGGACCCCGATTAAATCATTCGTCTTGATGAAGATTGAAGATGAGGAAATCCTCAAGGACATATATCTTAATGAAGAATCGGATTATGTAAAGCAGGCCGCATTAACTAATATCCATGACAATGAATTTTTATATGAGCAGTTCAAGAATACGGATAATCATAAGGATAAAACCAGTCTGATTATGCAAATTGACGATGAGGATATTCTAGTAGATACCGTATTAAACGATTGGACTGAAGGTTACAGGCATATTCAAATCAGAAGCAGGCCTGTTCGAAGATACCCCAACGCATATTTCATCAAAATGAGTGCCATCAGAAATATCAAACTGGAATCAAGCTTCATCAAAATAGCTAAAGAGATTGATACAAAGCACCGTTTTGGATTGGATGGTGGAGATATTTCCGAAATATCTGCCTATGCAGTAAACCACATCGGAGATAATCAGGAAGTGCTGAAAGACATTGCACTTAATGCCAAATTTTACACATCAAGGCTGGAAGCCACAAAAAGAATAACTGATGAAAACGTGCTGTTTGACATTGCCATGAATGACATGTCTGTTTCGGTCACTCAAATGGCTATGCTCTGCATTGATGATGAAGAGCTGTTGCGCGAAACCATTTTCCAGTGTCCACATACTTCCCATGCCATTAAACGTATAGAAAATCAATCCATTCTGCTCGATATCATTAAAGGCGACTGCCCGGATTTCTATCGCAGTGATGCCTGTCGAAAGATATCAGACGAAAAAGATTTGAAGGACATCTTTTTAAATGATTCAAACATTGACGTTCGCCGCCAAGCAATCAGCAATTACCATTTAAGGGACAAAGCATTTCTGGCTGATGTAGCATTCAATGACCCCGACCCATATATCCAGCAAAGTGCCGTTTCAAACTACAATCTCTCTGATGAAACAATCCTAAAGGAAATAGCTTTAAACGACAGTGAAGGCATTGTCTGCAGGGCTGCAGTGGAAAAAATTGAAAATATCAATATCCTGGAGGATATCATCTATAGAATTGATGATGCTTATGCATGTTGGAAAATTCTCGGCAAAGAGAATTTTACAAATCAAAGGATTTTAGAAGAATTTGGTTTATCCAGTCAAGAAAAGGATGTTCGTGAGGTTTGTGCAAGAAAAATAACAAACAAGGAAATTCTGGAAGAAATAGCATTGAACGACGAATCTGAGTACGTTCGAAGCGAAGCTATCGAAAATCCCAATTTCACTGACCAGGATCTTTTGAAGAGTCTTGCATTGAATGATGAAAGTGAATCCGTAAGAAGGCAGTCCCTTAGAAAAATTACGGACAATGACTTTTTATGCGAAATTTTCTACAATGGCGATAAAAGCGTTAGAAGCAGTGCATGCAGAGGCATAATCGATGAGAATGTATTAAAGTATATTGTGGAAAATGAGCGCGACGAATATATACAGAGGATTGCCTGTTGGCGAATCGAAGACGTGGAATTTTTAAAGTGGGCTGTTGGATACTATGGAGACTATTTGGCAATGGATATCTGTTCACGAATCGATGATGAAGAGTTTTTAGCCGAAACCCTAATGAAAAGCAATGACGGGAATCTGAGATATCGGGCATGCACAAACCCTAATCTCAACGATGAAAATGCCTTTTCATATGCTCTTCAAAATGATTCCAATGAAGCTATCAGAAAGATTTCATCAAGAAACTTAAAAAGACTTTCCGGAGTTAAACTGAAAATAATGTTTGTAGACAACACAAATATGCTTTTGAGTGCAATGGCTGAAGGAATATTTGAAAAAATGTGCGGAAATGAAGCTAAAGTTTATTCCTCAGGAATAGTGGCTAAAAATGGAGACAAACCTTCGAAAGTGGCTGTTGATGTCTGCAAATCCCACAGCATCGACATTTCCAATCATGAGGCAACCTATTTCAAGGACACAAACATTGAGGATATGGATTGCGTTTTTACATTTAATGAAACTCAAAGAGAAAAAATTCGGATTTACTATCCTGAATTAGAAATTCATAAAATATCCAACTTTTGCAGACATCCGAACATTAGCTGTCCTCAGGGAGACGATTTTAAAGCGTATGATGACTGTTTTGATGAGCTATGCAATATCCTAAA